The Toxorhynchites rutilus septentrionalis strain SRP chromosome 3, ASM2978413v1, whole genome shotgun sequence genome includes a region encoding these proteins:
- the LOC129776264 gene encoding uncharacterized protein LOC129776264 — MPNTTTTTKTSPSLKRLLLSLKDAHSTINDIWKFVSEFKGDTATSQAEVRLETLNCAWEKFSETLLDIKCHDEFDDEDDFYEQEKTDSRDRFYHAKAFLMEILKKEREQSMSTQSIRVNDSMLHGTFDHVRLSQIRLQNFDGNIDKWLSFRDLYVSLIHCKSDLPDVEKFHYLKGCLQGEPKALVDPLQLTGANYTIAWEMLLSRYNNSKLLKKRQIQSLFKLPIITKESASELHVLLDNFERVVKTLDQIVNPEDYRDLLLINILTTRLDPTTRRGWEEISASKEQESLADLTDFLHCRVQMLDSLPSRTGENKASGTFNPPLRHHPSFTKPSYSTVQTSTTRCLSCEAYHSLYQCDVFQRMTVSDRDSFFKGHSL, encoded by the coding sequence ATGCCTAATACGACCACTACCACGAAAACATCACCGTCTCTGAAACGGCTGTTACTAAGTCTGAAAGATGCACATTCGACGATCAACGACATTTGGAAGTTTGTTTCCGAGTTCAAGGGTGATACAGCAACGAGCCAAGCGGAGGTGCGTTTAGAAACTCTAAACTGTGCGTGGGAAAAGTTCTCTGAAACACTCCTTGACATTAAGTGTCACGATGAATTTGACGACGAGGATGATTTTTACGAACAAGAAAAAACAGATTCCAGAGACCGTTTTTATCATGCCAAGGCTTTTCTGATGGAAATTCTAAAGAAGGAACGGGAGCAATCAATGTCAACTCAAAGTATTCGAGTGAACGATAGTATGCTGCATGGGACGTTCGACCATGTACGTCTATCGCAAATCAGACTGCAAAACTTTGACGGTaatatagacaaatggttaagctTCAGAGATCTCTACGTATCACTCATACACTGCAAGTCGGATCTGCCTGATGTGGAGAAATTTCACTACCTCAAAGGCTGCTTGCAGGGAGAACCGAAAGCTCTTGTCGACCCACTACAACTTACAGGGGCGAATTACACGATTGCATGGGAAATGTTACTAAGCAGATATAATAACTCcaaactgttgaaaaaacgCCAGATTCAATCTTTATTTAAACTACCAATAATCACAAAGGAATCCGCAAGTGAATTGCATGTACTTCTCGATAACTTCGAGAGAGTGGTAAAAACGCTCGACCAAATCGTAAACCCAGAGGATTATAGGGATCTTCTGCTGATTAATATCCTCACTACACGTCTGGATCCAACGACACGCCGGGGGTGGGAAGAAATTTCCGCGAGTAAGGAACAGGAATCATTGGCCGATCTCACCGATTTTTTACACTGTAGAGTTCAAATGTTAGATTCCCTACCATCGAGAACAGGAGAGAACAAAGCTAGTGGCACGTTTAATCCACCACTAAGACATCACCCGTCCTTCACCAAACCAAGCTACAGCACAGTACAAACAAGTACAACCCGGTGTTTATCGTGCGAAGCTTATCATTCCCTCTATCAATGTGATGTTTTCCAGCGAATGACAGTATCAGATAGAGATTCGTTTTTTAAAGGTCATTCGCTTTGA